In one window of Methanosarcina vacuolata Z-761 DNA:
- the argB gene encoding acetylglutamate kinase — translation MELKRENVLIEALPYMQEFYDSIMVIKVGGNAMVSAQIMEDIIKDVVLLRYVGIKPVIVHGGGPEITEKMERMGKKAEFFQGLRITDDETMEIARMVLVGNINTKIVSLIGVCGGNGIGLTGYDGRMILGHKQAVKKVVINGIETEVDIGWVGECEVINPDILHIVLQNGYIPVISPIAVDAKGNALNINADIVAGDIAAALHAKKLILMTDVSGLLRDVNDPSSHISRVTLDDIDNLIAEGIIQGGMIPKLKGAAVAVKNGVERAHIINGSVSHSMLLELFTDCGVGTMVYKFKKPKD, via the coding sequence ATGGAACTAAAGAGAGAGAACGTGCTTATTGAAGCTCTGCCTTATATGCAGGAGTTCTATGACTCAATCATGGTTATAAAAGTGGGCGGAAATGCAATGGTTAGCGCCCAGATCATGGAGGATATCATAAAAGATGTTGTGCTCCTGCGCTATGTGGGAATCAAACCCGTTATTGTACACGGGGGCGGGCCTGAGATTACTGAAAAAATGGAGCGTATGGGCAAGAAAGCTGAGTTTTTCCAGGGATTACGTATTACAGATGACGAGACAATGGAAATTGCCAGGATGGTGCTTGTCGGAAATATCAATACCAAAATTGTATCTCTTATCGGGGTTTGCGGAGGAAATGGTATTGGGCTTACTGGATACGATGGAAGAATGATCCTTGGCCATAAGCAGGCTGTAAAGAAGGTAGTGATTAACGGTATTGAGACTGAAGTTGATATTGGCTGGGTTGGGGAGTGTGAGGTAATTAATCCTGATATTCTCCATATAGTACTTCAAAACGGTTATATTCCTGTCATTTCTCCTATTGCTGTGGATGCGAAAGGCAATGCCCTGAATATTAATGCCGATATAGTGGCAGGCGATATTGCAGCAGCTTTGCATGCTAAAAAGCTTATTCTGATGACTGATGTCTCAGGGCTACTTAGAGATGTAAATGATCCCAGTAGCCATATCTCCCGTGTAACTCTGGATGATATTGATAACCTTATCGCCGAAGGCATTATACAGGGTGGTATGATCCCAAAACTCAAAGGCGCAGCAGTCGCAGTAAAAAACGGGGTTGAAAGGGCTCATATAATAAACGGAAGTGTTTCTCACTCCATGCTTCTTGAACTCTTTACTGATTGTGGAGTCGGAACCATGGTCTACAAGTTCAAAAAGCCAAAAGATTAA
- the recQ gene encoding DNA helicase RecQ, with protein sequence MPSLSARMHSTLHQYFGYTSFRPLQEAIIRDVLERKDVFVLMPTGGGKSMCYQLPALLMEGVTVVVSPLISLMKDQVDGLEANGIAAACMNSTQSARENRDVKTAFLENRLKVLYVAPERLMMPGTLAFLKKGKVSLFAIDEAHCISEWGHDFRPEYRKLKLLRDPKTGFPDIPIIALTATATERVREDIISQLNLHLPPEKGPYVASFNRKNLYYEVRPKKETFSEITDYLRRHRGEAGIIYCQSRNSVEALTKKLNIAGFRALPYHAGLSDSERNRNQEMFIKDDVDIIVATIAFGMGIDKSNVRFVIHYDLPRNLESYYQETGRGGRDGSPCECILFFSRGDRFKIEYFISQKTNEKEKDISLVQLRQMVAYCEVNKCRRQTLMEYFGEELPEPCGNCDCCLTPKDTFDGTEAAKKLITCVQELNQRFGTNYVIDVLTGSKNKKIRQNRHERLKSHGSGLEFTKEQWKSLASEMINTGLLDVSGTKYPVLKLNAMSRKILKGLEQVELVCPEGFAPEAEESFMPSTVTGTKGKKADDLSFSEEETFSDKFSVASDILKASEAKKAIISGKEPDPILFERLRALRKEIALQKNLPPYIIFSDTSLKEMATRFPQTSEEFHSITGVGEHKLRKYGDVFLKEIENYCTDYSLVPAEKPAEKSIEKPVEESAETPVEKSIKTPVEKSIEKSIEKSIEKPVEKSIETPVEKLEATCKDPEQEGINSKETAQNAQNDENPKVEIEMFGTNISDPETDKINSLEVCNLSTKKTRYLDTSIQDWSERNSSAGGFREIDTAEISPELEVVNATIADPSISGSFETDSMQRTFSLFTQGFGIDEIADIQGMSIRAVFRQLEQLTLFGNVRNIGGLLPPKRQQQIKASLESLEVELNSLLRARLGENCQEEEMKFVRALLLSRICFSQSEGGK encoded by the coding sequence ATGCCTTCCCTGTCCGCCAGAATGCATTCAACCCTTCACCAGTATTTCGGATACACTTCCTTTCGCCCGTTGCAGGAGGCAATTATCAGGGATGTTCTGGAAAGGAAAGACGTTTTCGTGCTCATGCCTACCGGCGGGGGCAAGTCGATGTGCTACCAGTTGCCTGCCCTTCTCATGGAAGGAGTTACTGTTGTTGTTTCTCCTCTTATCTCTCTGATGAAAGACCAGGTTGATGGACTTGAAGCAAACGGGATTGCCGCAGCCTGCATGAACAGTACCCAGAGCGCCAGAGAAAACCGTGATGTAAAGACGGCTTTTCTCGAAAACCGGTTAAAAGTTCTTTACGTTGCTCCTGAAAGGCTTATGATGCCAGGGACCCTTGCTTTTTTAAAGAAAGGAAAGGTCAGTCTTTTTGCGATTGACGAAGCTCACTGTATTTCCGAGTGGGGCCATGATTTTCGGCCTGAGTACAGAAAATTGAAACTTTTGAGAGATCCTAAAACAGGCTTTCCTGATATCCCAATTATTGCGCTTACGGCAACAGCCACAGAAAGGGTCCGAGAAGATATCATATCGCAACTCAATCTTCATCTTCCTCCGGAAAAAGGTCCGTATGTGGCCAGTTTCAACCGGAAAAACCTTTACTATGAGGTCAGGCCAAAAAAAGAAACTTTTTCCGAGATTACTGACTACCTGCGCAGGCATAGAGGTGAAGCGGGTATCATCTATTGCCAGAGCCGAAATAGTGTCGAAGCACTTACAAAAAAACTGAACATTGCAGGTTTCAGGGCCCTTCCCTACCATGCAGGGCTTTCAGACTCCGAGAGGAACCGAAACCAGGAGATGTTCATTAAAGATGACGTGGACATCATAGTAGCTACAATCGCTTTTGGGATGGGGATTGATAAGTCCAATGTACGTTTTGTAATACACTATGACCTTCCCAGAAATCTTGAGAGCTACTATCAGGAGACCGGCAGAGGAGGAAGGGACGGAAGCCCATGCGAATGTATCCTTTTTTTCAGCAGAGGAGACCGTTTCAAGATTGAGTACTTTATCTCACAGAAGACAAATGAAAAGGAGAAGGACATTTCTCTGGTGCAGTTAAGGCAAATGGTAGCTTATTGCGAGGTAAATAAGTGCAGGCGCCAGACTTTGATGGAGTACTTTGGTGAAGAGCTCCCAGAACCCTGCGGGAATTGTGACTGCTGCCTTACTCCTAAAGATACCTTTGACGGGACTGAAGCTGCAAAAAAATTGATAACCTGCGTCCAGGAACTGAACCAGCGCTTTGGCACTAACTATGTTATTGATGTCCTCACAGGTTCAAAGAATAAAAAGATCAGGCAAAACCGTCATGAAAGGTTGAAAAGTCATGGCAGTGGCCTGGAGTTCACAAAAGAACAATGGAAATCATTAGCTTCCGAAATGATAAATACCGGTCTTCTGGACGTAAGTGGGACAAAGTATCCTGTATTGAAGCTTAATGCCATGAGCAGAAAAATACTGAAAGGGCTGGAACAAGTAGAGCTTGTCTGCCCCGAAGGTTTTGCTCCTGAGGCTGAAGAAAGTTTCATGCCTTCTACGGTAACTGGTACAAAAGGCAAAAAAGCCGACGATCTAAGTTTCTCTGAGGAAGAAACTTTTTCAGATAAATTTTCAGTTGCTTCTGACATCCTCAAAGCTTCAGAGGCGAAAAAAGCTATAATCTCCGGGAAAGAGCCTGATCCTATTCTTTTTGAACGGTTAAGAGCTCTGAGAAAGGAAATTGCTCTACAGAAAAATCTTCCTCCCTACATTATTTTTTCTGACACTTCCCTTAAGGAAATGGCTACAAGATTTCCGCAAACTTCTGAGGAGTTTCATTCTATTACAGGGGTTGGAGAACATAAATTAAGAAAATACGGGGATGTTTTTCTCAAGGAAATCGAAAACTACTGCACAGATTACAGTTTAGTACCCGCTGAAAAACCTGCTGAAAAATCTATTGAAAAACCTGTTGAAGAATCTGCTGAAACACCTGTTGAGAAATCTATTAAAACACCTGTTGAAAAATCTATTGAAAAATCTATTGAAAAATCTATTGAAAAACCTGTTGAAAAATCTATTGAAACACCTGTTGAAAAATTAGAGGCTACCTGTAAAGACCCTGAACAAGAGGGAATAAACTCAAAAGAAACTGCTCAGAATGCTCAGAATGATGAAAATCCCAAAGTTGAGATCGAGATGTTCGGGACTAATATCTCCGACCCCGAAACTGACAAAATCAACAGTTTGGAAGTTTGCAACTTATCCACAAAAAAGACAAGGTATCTGGATACGAGCATTCAGGACTGGTCAGAGCGGAATTCTTCGGCAGGCGGCTTCAGGGAAATAGATACTGCAGAGATATCGCCTGAATTAGAGGTTGTAAACGCCACCATAGCAGATCCTTCTATCTCCGGTTCTTTTGAAACGGATTCTATGCAAAGAACTTTCTCTCTTTTTACGCAGGGGTTTGGAATCGATGAGATTGCTGACATCCAGGGTATGAGTATCAGAGCCGTTTTCAGGCAACTTGAACAGCTCACTCTTTTTGGAAACGTAAGAAATATTGGAGGGCTCTTACCTCCCAAAAGACAACAACAGATCAAAGCTTCCCTGGAAAGCTTAGAAGTTGAGCTAAACTCTCTGCTTCGGGCAAGGTTGGGTGAGAACTGCCAGGAAGAAGAAATGAAATTTGTCAGAGCTCTCCTTCTGTCCAGAATCTGCTTTTCCCAGTCTGAAGGTGGTAAGTAA
- a CDS encoding DUF2098 domain-containing protein yields the protein MADAEVITAVGRNKKPIKAGDTVKYVNSDTVSRVTQIKKDEQGKVWVLLESTELWYREETLELTELKAKEKKEEREFTAEELEERFRKERETMQAFDLGKAGGGGAGG from the coding sequence ATGGCTGATGCTGAAGTAATCACAGCAGTAGGGCGAAATAAAAAACCCATTAAAGCGGGAGATACCGTCAAATACGTAAACAGTGATACGGTCAGCCGCGTAACTCAAATCAAAAAGGATGAGCAGGGAAAGGTATGGGTTCTGCTCGAAAGTACAGAGCTATGGTACAGGGAAGAAACCCTGGAACTAACTGAGCTTAAAGCTAAAGAAAAGAAAGAAGAAAGAGAATTCACAGCCGAGGAACTGGAAGAAAGATTCAGAAAAGAGAGAGAAACAATGCAAGCCTTCGACCTTGGAAAAGCCGGTGGTGGAGGAGCAGGAGGTTAA
- a CDS encoding non-histone chromosomal MC1 family protein → MSNTRNFVLRDEEGNEHGVFTGKQPRQAALKAANRGAGTKSNPDVIRLRERGTKKVHVFKAWKEMVEAPKNRPDWMPEKISKPFVKKEKIEKIE, encoded by the coding sequence ATGTCCAACACAAGAAATTTTGTTTTACGAGACGAAGAAGGCAATGAACACGGCGTTTTCACAGGAAAACAGCCTCGACAGGCTGCCTTGAAAGCTGCAAATCGGGGCGCTGGGACTAAATCCAATCCGGATGTCATCCGACTCAGAGAACGCGGGACAAAGAAGGTGCACGTTTTCAAGGCATGGAAGGAAATGGTTGAAGCGCCTAAAAATAGGCCTGACTGGATGCCTGAGAAAATCAGCAAGCCCTTTGTCAAGAAAGAAAAAATAGAAAAAATCGAATAA
- a CDS encoding archaeosine biosynthesis radical SAM protein RaSEA encodes MTLNKAVMEIRQRIKVRPSPTNEPAASWTGVDLVNETQVKTLTVIFKSAGCRWGKAGGCTMCGYVYDCASEPPTLEDYKAQLARAMKKAEKFPEFMVKIFTSGSFLDEQEVPPEARDAILKTLADDPRVVKVLAETRPNFVTEENVKECLNILKNKPFELAFGLETSSDRIRRDSINKGFTFRDFVRASEISRKNGATVKAYLMLKPLFLSERQALEDIIGSIDDAAPYADTISINLCNVQKGTLVEALWEKGQYRPPWLWSIVEILKRAKAAHPDLPLMSDPVGAGSKRGPHNCKICSSDVADSLRTFSLTQNPEDLSKTDCECKELWRKVLELEDFTYGAPILD; translated from the coding sequence ATGACACTGAATAAAGCAGTAATGGAAATCCGACAGCGGATTAAAGTTAGACCTTCTCCTACCAATGAACCTGCAGCAAGCTGGACAGGAGTAGACCTGGTAAATGAAACTCAGGTAAAGACTTTGACTGTGATCTTCAAGAGCGCCGGGTGCCGCTGGGGAAAAGCCGGAGGGTGTACTATGTGCGGTTATGTCTATGACTGCGCAAGTGAACCCCCAACTCTGGAGGATTACAAGGCCCAGCTTGCAAGAGCAATGAAGAAAGCTGAAAAATTCCCTGAGTTTATGGTAAAAATTTTCACCTCAGGCAGTTTTCTTGACGAGCAGGAGGTTCCTCCTGAGGCAAGAGATGCAATCCTCAAAACTCTTGCAGACGATCCCAGAGTAGTCAAGGTACTTGCGGAAACCCGCCCTAACTTCGTAACTGAAGAGAATGTTAAGGAATGTCTCAATATTCTGAAAAATAAGCCATTTGAACTGGCTTTCGGATTGGAGACTAGCTCGGACAGAATCCGCAGGGACTCTATTAATAAAGGTTTTACCTTCAGGGATTTTGTCCGTGCCTCAGAAATATCAAGGAAAAATGGGGCAACTGTTAAAGCCTACCTGATGCTAAAACCTCTATTTCTTTCCGAACGCCAGGCTCTTGAGGACATTATCGGTTCCATAGATGATGCGGCTCCTTACGCTGACACAATTTCGATCAACCTCTGCAATGTCCAGAAAGGTACCCTTGTTGAAGCGCTCTGGGAAAAAGGACAATATCGCCCTCCCTGGCTCTGGAGTATTGTAGAAATCCTGAAAAGGGCAAAAGCCGCTCATCCAGACCTTCCTCTTATGTCCGATCCGGTAGGTGCAGGCTCAAAACGCGGTCCTCACAATTGTAAAATCTGCAGCTCGGATGTTGCAGACTCTCTAAGGACTTTTTCACTTACCCAGAATCCAGAAGACCTCAGCAAAACAGACTGCGAATGCAAAGAACTCTGGAGAAAAGTCCTGGAACTTGAAGACTTTACCTACGGAGCACCTATTTTAGATTAA
- a CDS encoding glyoxalase/bleomycin resistance/dioxygenase family protein — translation MKFICPLIVVNDIGASRSFYENVLNQKVQCDFGENVSFEGGFAIHLKSHFSDLISISKNDIVQKSNNCELYFEEDDLDSFLQKLKDVGSIEYVHGLKEQPWGQRVIRFYDPDMHIVEVGEPMESVVKRFLSQGLSIEETVKRTLMPEEFVKQCL, via the coding sequence ATGAAATTTATATGCCCGCTTATTGTTGTAAATGATATAGGGGCTTCCAGAAGCTTTTACGAAAACGTCCTTAATCAAAAGGTACAGTGCGATTTCGGTGAGAATGTATCATTTGAAGGCGGCTTTGCTATACACTTGAAATCACATTTTTCAGATTTAATAAGCATAAGCAAGAACGACATAGTTCAAAAGTCAAACAATTGTGAATTGTATTTTGAAGAAGACGATCTGGATAGTTTTCTTCAAAAGCTGAAAGATGTGGGTTCCATTGAATATGTACACGGTTTGAAAGAACAGCCCTGGGGACAGCGAGTTATCAGATTCTACGATCCTGATATGCACATTGTTGAGGTTGGCGAACCTATGGAAAGCGTAGTAAAAAGGTTCTTGAGTCAAGGCTTATCAATTGAAGAAACCGTAAAACGCACTTTAATGCCAGAGGAATTTGTCAAACAGTGTTTGTAG
- a CDS encoding methanogenesis marker 14 protein, with protein sequence MALKPRITESPQVRLIDLKSKPFFIVASVEVGNTTTKCILTATNMETGRTHIINKVVRMTRDVRHPSPGEVVFGRTLTGVELTRESVAELVRGTLAESMEKASLDIKTDLDFVVRSTGVVAGFDSPEEVGEFIKALADGCLMAGVPPKNMTPPMSISNIPKKFQKYSKLEKVIFDGAVAGVLPPIGSTGVEIVANEMEGELATAGIKEASKLTDVDFRNPCISIDFGTTLDGRVTNSDQPYAKTVGNFCGYAGAIPDAIIRGSKIVDSKVGTALEVFEKEKPPSFLTLKMKAKAIETYTKRIHELIVIEQVPRDRTRYGSVPVRPDAAEQIGVTLIGCDVGVNGSDMGKLSAIGMEICKTHGLQVVSAVIDEVMAGVVCRLIKVAKEAKLVFEDTTIGITGRAGITGNKPKLILKCLEDLNISSKIDERVVFVDDGLARGAAVMARCMNSLGSPQNPLGGRHGGKCILAQRVKLQNK encoded by the coding sequence ATGGCTCTGAAACCCAGAATTACAGAATCCCCTCAGGTTCGTTTGATTGACCTTAAGTCAAAACCTTTCTTTATTGTAGCTTCCGTAGAGGTTGGAAACACCACAACCAAATGTATCCTTACAGCTACCAATATGGAGACTGGAAGGACTCATATTATTAATAAGGTAGTGCGGATGACCAGAGATGTCCGCCACCCTAGTCCCGGAGAAGTTGTATTCGGGAGGACACTTACCGGTGTGGAACTCACTCGTGAATCCGTTGCAGAACTGGTACGTGGAACCCTGGCCGAATCAATGGAAAAAGCAAGTCTGGATATAAAAACCGATCTGGACTTTGTGGTTCGTTCCACTGGAGTTGTTGCAGGTTTTGATTCTCCGGAAGAAGTGGGCGAATTTATCAAGGCTCTGGCAGATGGCTGCCTGATGGCAGGAGTTCCCCCGAAAAACATGACCCCACCAATGTCTATTTCAAATATCCCCAAAAAATTCCAGAAATACAGTAAACTGGAAAAAGTAATTTTTGATGGGGCTGTAGCCGGCGTACTACCTCCGATAGGTTCAACTGGCGTTGAAATCGTTGCAAATGAGATGGAAGGGGAGCTTGCAACCGCGGGGATTAAGGAAGCATCCAAACTTACAGATGTTGATTTCAGGAACCCCTGTATTTCAATCGATTTTGGGACAACCCTTGATGGCAGGGTCACAAATTCGGATCAACCGTATGCAAAAACAGTGGGTAACTTCTGTGGCTATGCCGGGGCAATTCCTGACGCAATTATTCGGGGTTCGAAGATTGTGGACTCAAAAGTAGGAACTGCTCTCGAAGTTTTTGAAAAAGAGAAACCGCCTTCTTTCCTTACTTTAAAAATGAAGGCTAAAGCGATTGAAACGTATACAAAGCGTATTCATGAACTTATTGTTATAGAACAGGTTCCACGGGACAGAACGAGGTACGGAAGCGTGCCTGTAAGGCCTGATGCAGCTGAACAGATAGGTGTAACACTTATAGGTTGCGATGTAGGAGTAAACGGCTCCGATATGGGCAAGCTTAGTGCTATAGGCATGGAAATCTGCAAGACTCACGGACTTCAGGTTGTTTCTGCTGTTATTGATGAGGTTATGGCAGGCGTGGTTTGCAGGTTGATTAAGGTTGCAAAAGAAGCAAAGCTTGTTTTTGAGGATACAACTATAGGGATCACTGGCAGGGCAGGGATTACGGGGAACAAACCTAAATTGATCTTGAAATGCTTGGAAGATCTGAATATTTCTTCGAAAATCGATGAGAGAGTAGTCTTCGTAGACGATGGACTTGCCAGGGGCGCAGCCGTAATGGCTCGGTGTATGAATTCTCTTGGCTCGCCGCAAAACCCTCTAGGCGGCAGGCACGGTGGAAAATGTATTCTTGCACAGAGGGTAAAACTACAGAATAAATGA
- a CDS encoding GNAT family N-acetyltransferase codes for MNLIIRPVRLSDSQDINEMRRQKEVRAHNLALPTETIEFTEGFLRSMGGDDHVLVSESEGKVIGMVGIHLLKGVRQRHSAFLGIMVRTEYQGQGIGKKLMENILDLADNWLMLVRIELDVTADNEKAISLYQSFGFEIEGTKKYAIIKDGKYADLLMMARYNIPTQFK; via the coding sequence ATGAATCTAATCATCAGGCCTGTCAGGTTAAGTGATTCTCAGGACATCAATGAGATGCGAAGGCAAAAAGAGGTCAGGGCACATAACCTTGCCCTTCCTACCGAAACTATTGAGTTTACGGAAGGATTCCTGAGGAGTATGGGCGGTGACGACCATGTACTGGTATCCGAGTCCGAAGGAAAAGTTATTGGAATGGTAGGGATACATCTTCTGAAAGGTGTCAGGCAGAGACATTCCGCCTTCCTTGGAATTATGGTAAGGACTGAATATCAGGGGCAGGGTATCGGGAAAAAGTTGATGGAAAACATTCTTGACCTTGCAGATAACTGGCTTATGCTGGTAAGAATCGAGCTTGATGTTACTGCAGACAATGAAAAAGCTATCAGTCTTTACCAGTCTTTTGGTTTTGAGATCGAAGGGACAAAAAAATACGCAATAATAAAGGATGGGAAGTATGCCGACCTTCTCATGATGGCCAGGTACAATATTCCCACTCAGTTCAAATAA
- the mptA gene encoding GTP cyclohydrolase MptA: MEHCTFNLPDVQASKPSIAINLTRVGVTNVKKLVEIKRKDKRPIVLISTFDVFVDLPSDRKGANLSRNFEAVDEVLEKILSMPVYEIEQLCSDIAHNLLGRHEYANQAEVRMTSEYMIRRASPATGIKCQEVVNIFAEASAIRGQGNDDYFDVKKLIGAEVVGMTACPCAQEIMRDKAANELSELGVDKDTIIKFLEKVPMATHNQRGRGIISIKVAHDFDVSLESIISIIDHSMSSSVYEVLKRSDEKVVVETAHMNPKFVEDCVRTMADNVVKEFPNLPDNAVITIKQTNEESIHRHNAYAERVALMGDLRSEINHS; encoded by the coding sequence ATGGAACATTGCACTTTCAACCTCCCGGACGTCCAGGCCAGCAAACCAAGCATAGCTATAAACCTTACCCGAGTAGGGGTAACAAATGTTAAAAAACTCGTTGAAATCAAGCGAAAAGACAAACGTCCTATCGTACTTATTTCAACTTTTGACGTTTTTGTTGACCTGCCCTCGGACCGAAAAGGAGCAAATCTCTCAAGGAACTTCGAAGCTGTAGATGAGGTACTGGAAAAAATACTCAGTATGCCCGTATACGAAATTGAGCAGCTTTGCAGTGATATCGCACACAACTTGCTTGGCAGACATGAATACGCCAACCAGGCCGAAGTTAGGATGACAAGCGAATATATGATCAGGCGTGCGTCCCCTGCCACCGGAATCAAGTGCCAGGAAGTTGTAAATATCTTTGCTGAAGCATCAGCCATAAGGGGCCAGGGCAATGATGACTATTTTGATGTAAAGAAGCTAATAGGCGCCGAAGTTGTAGGAATGACAGCCTGCCCCTGTGCTCAGGAGATTATGCGAGATAAAGCCGCAAATGAGCTTTCTGAACTTGGAGTCGATAAAGATACGATTATAAAATTCCTGGAAAAAGTTCCCATGGCTACCCATAACCAGCGTGGAAGAGGAATTATATCAATCAAGGTAGCACATGATTTTGACGTCTCCCTCGAAAGCATCATCAGCATTATTGATCACTCTATGAGTTCCAGCGTGTATGAGGTATTGAAACGCTCAGACGAAAAAGTCGTTGTGGAAACTGCACATATGAACCCGAAATTTGTGGAAGACTGTGTAAGAACCATGGCAGACAATGTAGTAAAAGAGTTTCCGAACCTTCCTGATAATGCAGTAATTACTATCAAGCAAACCAATGAGGAAAGCATTCACAGGCACAATGCTTATGCCGAAAGAGTTGCCCTGATGGGAGATCTAAGGTCGGAAATTAATCACAGTTAA
- the guaA gene encoding glutamine-hydrolyzing GMP synthase, whose amino-acid sequence MVKPEKFIPKAVEKISKEIKDGRAIIALSGGVDSSVCAELAHRAIGGRLQPIYIDTGLMRKGETERIKHIFSHMNLDIVYAKDRFLAALKGITDPEEKRKAIGETFIRVFEEEARKLEADYLIQGTIYPDRIESEGGIKSHHNVGGLPSVMDFKKIIEPIEDLYKDEVREVAWALKLPDEICERMPFPGPGLAVRILGEVTEEKLEVVREANSIVEEELLDRFCPWQTFAAVLGKGTGVKGDIRAYGWIIAVRAVGSRDGMTAEALELPWDVLKKLESRITSEIPKVARVVYDITPKPPATIEFE is encoded by the coding sequence ATGGTAAAACCCGAGAAATTCATTCCAAAAGCAGTTGAGAAAATTAGCAAGGAAATAAAGGATGGGAGAGCAATTATTGCACTCTCAGGCGGCGTGGACAGTTCTGTTTGTGCGGAACTGGCTCACAGGGCAATAGGGGGCAGGCTGCAACCAATCTACATTGACACAGGGCTCATGAGAAAAGGAGAAACCGAGAGGATAAAGCATATTTTCTCCCACATGAACCTGGATATTGTATATGCAAAGGACAGGTTCCTTGCAGCCCTGAAAGGCATAACTGACCCTGAAGAGAAAAGGAAGGCTATAGGCGAGACATTCATCCGGGTCTTTGAAGAAGAGGCAAGGAAACTTGAAGCCGATTATCTTATCCAGGGCACAATTTACCCTGACAGGATCGAGTCAGAAGGCGGAATCAAATCCCACCACAATGTTGGAGGGCTGCCCAGCGTAATGGACTTCAAGAAGATAATAGAACCTATCGAGGACCTTTACAAAGATGAGGTTCGAGAAGTTGCCTGGGCTCTCAAGCTGCCTGACGAAATCTGTGAAAGGATGCCTTTCCCCGGACCTGGCCTGGCTGTGCGGATTCTTGGAGAAGTTACAGAGGAGAAACTTGAGGTTGTACGGGAAGCGAACTCTATAGTTGAAGAAGAACTTCTTGACAGGTTCTGTCCCTGGCAGACTTTTGCTGCTGTACTTGGCAAGGGAACAGGCGTAAAAGGAGATATCCGGGCTTACGGCTGGATAATAGCTGTAAGGGCTGTAGGCTCCAGAGACGGAATGACTGCAGAAGCGCTCGAACTTCCCTGGGATGTACTCAAAAAGCTGGAATCAAGAATTACCTCTGAAATCCCGAAAGTAGCCAGAGTGGTTTATGATATCACACCAAAACCGCCTGCAACTATTGAGTTTGAGTGA